A single Amphiprion ocellaris isolate individual 3 ecotype Okinawa chromosome 1, ASM2253959v1, whole genome shotgun sequence DNA region contains:
- the greb1 gene encoding protein GREB1 isoform X1: MSNTKFLCFCRTLMGNSYAGQLRTTRFEEVLHNSIEASLRSNTVVPRPVFSQLYLETEQPLAHDGRTENDDEDDEDGSESNSPPVPYLMKPPPEGCCTTDGFCQAGRDLRLSSLASDPLDVPPEFMLVGVKSPSLPDNLLVCAVDRRFLPDERGRNALLGFSGNCMGCGEKGFRYFTEFSNHINLKLSTQPKKQKHLKYHLYRNNQGMLVKGAPISWRGNDGRMRPIGSSVSEGHLTSDEHPPNLAPTHPSHTPGNYTGSHVEPQIADISNTLINGNHAVPPIVQPTLNQSGPGRPSATGPHANAGPPKKRHKGWSPESSSNSLPESTVKTPPSSVALSTSVSSVITNGGRSETVALQTSSLASSTPLSPPGLPVTVPDQLLHTCRLQPVIFKGHGPLPQLTGNVSEVLVSSLLQSCYLSSQTLPRVYQHYGPSPIQPLSTEMQILLTVYYLVQQGPDQVPLIEDLEQIFMRSWRESHLSEIRQYQQPQTPGTQGRHYGIEAPSTLPGLPQHLSLPPQTQQPLTPSQLPWLAQLAASSCGEGVVVLGEEVGSLAQGLQQTFTRLMEGRLENTNYVVIIVTAPGQETQSCVVVTGKHQCRALAESMFSPSEGLKEINHQLSTGVAQDLIHYCNSLGQDGDMDSLLDSASVDSNEPSSLSSSQESAEERSVKSTHSPKDAHSLKDSHTQCSKDLLSPKETASNPKDSCSEYSVEWREVRPIQLAVARKLLSHVCAIADSSTQNLDLGSFDRVSFLILVPPSEVTFQQTVLHLWSSGVLQELGTLDQECASQNEAERYVVKMDQSAQTRIDSLIQEAHSNSYTLYILVHDHAHWDISSASYCSSDSGLGLVDQLLNSRQVRDSTNILILHVTSFPFALQTQCTRISPYNEIHWPSAFSNDVDLYHERTRYFGVSELLESTRSGSSLPLMRYDSSFESMASTLEERFPKLHSAVIRTTVLIQHYCVALMAVSGRISGSHYLHKHTSVETMEIVQSLLTAAQQCPAHHGHMVLLRIPSLALAAWAHRRLSRVRGQLGLEESFEIILGNPNQALSIGQTFIDQIKTWLKIQDADWIPRTYLELEALPCILILSGAEPLGESLPRSLKYCDLRVISCSYLQRTTLEQELGLAAYLVKAESRPPHNPGPGSDLLESDAEKLSSTDNEEEEGQENGESLLSSSQPLQSCPESGALDPFPAQTTTSPNVQKGTMDSMQSPSQSQAQLQPQPSSQSFQYPQQAPHHQTQTQVQSYSQSQPISQTQLQPQIQIQPLSQSNSQLYTQTSPQLQIVQSQPQRPPPPQSRRQHSKSTSSGSLSPQASSPHLSCSWTRGVSRPPSLLLPRALHDIITASDGSGLPRCTSFLPHMSVAWASSFRPLLSKMMTCTEQSLYYRQWTVPRPYHMDSSNRTEGRNDNFHPRRLLLSGPPQVGKTGAYLHFLGILSRMLIRLMEVDIYDEEDINYSAQVEGVQYHPPNAPWPNPDIMKTMTFDYSIHDPKYDDISSVYCPGYKPSAEGNPVRQEDVYLRRRTSRIKLSKYAAYNTYHHCEQCHQYLGFNPRYQMYESTLHAFTFTHLLLGEEIQLYFIIPKSKEHYFSFSQQGGQLESMRLPLTSDWNPDCIKSPIFTPTTGRHEHGLFNLYHAMDGASHLHILVVKEYEMAVYKKYWPNHIMLVLPTVFNGAGIGAAHFLIKELSYHNLELERSRRLEGGGPAGDVWPFIILADDSCVMWNAVDLDARNAPVEHAVSLKQVLQHMEACPDLAHYGVCGIRKWNSRVLTGNKQQEPFSRGHLHDFLLLNVDRSQNVQYDQNRFTCHDVDFTLRLHSAGLLVCRFNSFSVMKKQIAIGGYRTFIIKTKMTDVPTSVGPSQYICAPDSKHLFLATPAQLLLEKYLQHTSQKLFPLSTKNYTHPVLSVDCYLNLGPEVTVCFVSSRPHSVNISTTGLLFSGLLLCFADAFVTPGFLKKFTFLKGATLCVISADRSSLRQTVGRLELEEEWRFRLSDEFQTANAKEDRPLFFLTGKHI; this comes from the exons ATGTCCAACACaaagtttctttgtttttgcaggACACTCATGGGGAACTCTTACGCAGGCCAGCTGCGGACCACGCGCTTCGAGGAAGTCCTCCATAACTCCATTGAGGCTTCGCTCAGGTCAAACACTGTAGTGCCTCGACCTGTTTTCTCACAGCTATACCTCGAGACAGAGCAGCCATTGGCACATGATG GCCGTACAGAAAATGATGATGAAGACGATGAAGATGGCTCAGAGTCTAACAGCCCTCCAGTGCCCTACCTGATGAAGCCTCCACCTGAGGGATGTTGCACCACAGATG GCTTTTGTCAGGCGGGCAGGGACCTGCGTTTGTCCTCGCTTGCCTCAGATCCCTTGGACGTGCCCCCTGAGTTCATGTTAGTTGGAGTAAAGTCTCCTTCCCTTCCCGACAACCTGCTGGTGTGTGCTGTGGACCGCCGCTTCCTGCCAGATGAACGAGGTCGCAATGCGCTGCTGG GCTTCTCAGGGAACTGTATGGGCTGTGGAGAGAAAGGTTTTCGCTATTTCACAGAGTTCTCCAACCACATTAACCTGAAGCTCAGCACTCAGCCAAAGAAGCAGAAGCACTTAAAGTACCATCTGTACCGAAACAACCAGGGCATGCTGGTAAAAGGGGCTCCCATCAGCTGGAGGGGAAATG ATGGCAGGATGAGGCCGATTGGTTCCAGTGTCTCTGAAGGCCACTTGACATCAGATGAGCACCCGCCAAACTTAGCACCAACTCACCCATCACACACACCTGGCAACTACACag GATCACATGTGGAACCACAAATAGCTGACATCTCCAACACGCTGATAAATGGCAACCATGCTGTTCCCCCCATTGTCCAGCCAACTTTAAATCAGTCTGGGCCTGGGAGACCCTCAGCTACAG GGCCCCATGCAAATGCTGGGCCCCCCAAAAAGAGGCACAAGGGCTGGTCGCCTGAGTCATCTTCCAACAGTCTGCCAGAGAGCACTGTGAAGACTCCACCATCCTCAGTAGCCTTATCAACATCAGTGTCCTCTGTCATCACAAATGGAGGCAGATCAG AGACTGTAGCCCTGCAGACTTCATCGCTGGCATCCTCAACCCCACTTTCTCCTCCAGGGCTGCCTGTAACAGTGCCTGATCAGCTGCTACACACTTGCAGACTGCAGCCTGTCATATTCAAAG GTCACGGGCCTCTTCCTCAGCTGACTGGCAATGTGAGTGAAGTGCTTGTCAGTTCTCTGCTCCAGAGCTGTTACCTGAGCTCACAAACACTCCCCAGAGTCTACCAGCACTATGGGCCGTCACCCATTCAGCCATTGTccactgagatgcagattctGCTCACTGTCTACTACCTGGTTCAGCAAG gCCCTGACCAGGTGCCCCTGATTGAAGACTTAGAACAGATATTCATGAGGTCATGGCGGGAGTCCCACCTCAGCGAGATTAGACAATACCAGCAGCCTCAAACACCAGGAACCCAAGGGAGGCACTATGGCATTGAG GCCCCCTCTACCTTGCCTGGGCTCCCCCAGCATCTCTCTTTACCTCCTCAGACCCAACAACCCTTGACCCCAAGCCAACTTCCCTGGCTTGCCCAGCTGGCTGCATCGTCCTGCGGAGAGGGTGTAGTGGTGTTAGGGGAAGAAGTCGGCTCTTTGGCTCAAGGCCTCCAGCAAACGTTCACCAGGTTAATGGAAGGACGTCTTGAAAACACCAACTACGTGGTCATCATTGTCACTGCACCAGGACAGGAAACACAGTCCTGTGTGGTAGTTACAG GTAAACATCAATGCCGTGCCTTGGCAGAGTCTATGTTTTCTCCCAGTGAGGGTCTAAAGGAAATCAACCACCAGCTTTCTACTGGTGTTGCCCAGGATCTCATCCACTATTGCAATTCCCTTGGACAAG ACGGTGATATGGATTCCCTTCTGGACAGTGCTAGTGTGGACAGTAACGAACCATCTTCCTTATCCAGCAGCCAGGAATCAGCTGAAGAGAGAAGTGTTAAAAGCACACATAGCCCCAAAGACGCACACAGTCTAAAGGATTCACATACACAGTGTTCAAAAGACTTACTCAGTCCTAAAGAGACAGCTTCAAATCCAAAAGACTCCTGTTCAG AATACTCCGTGGAATGGCGTGAGGTTCGGCCCATCCAGCTGGCAGTCGCTAGAAAGCTGCTCTCCCATGTTTGTGCTATAGCAGATTCCAGCACACAGAATCTGGACCTTGGCTCCTTTGACAGAGTCAGTTTCCTTATCCTTGTCCCACCCTCCGAGGTCACATTTCAACAGACCGTTCTCCATCTCTGGAGCTCTG GTGTCCTTCAGGAGCTTGGGACGTTAGACCAGGAGTGTGCATCTCAAAACGAGGCAGAACGTTATGTGGTCAAGATGGACCAAAGTGCTCAGACACGAATTGACAGCCTCATCCAGGAAGCACACAGCAACTCGTACACACTCTACATCCTGGTCCATGACCATGCCCACTGGGATATTAGCAG TGCGTCCTACTGCAGCTCAGACAGCGGTTTGGGTCTCGTGGACCAACTGTTAAACTCCCGACAGGTCAGAGATTCTACAAACATCCTGATTCTCCATGTCACCTCGTTCCCCTTTGCTCTTCAGACACAGTGCACCCGCATCAGCCCATACAACGAGATTCACTGGCCATCTGCATTCAGTAAT GATGTGGATCTGTACCATGAAAGGACACGGTACTTTGGTGTGTCTGAGCTCTTAGAGTCAACTCGTTCAGGGAGCAGTCTTCCACTGATGCGTTATGATTCCTCCTTTGAAAGCATGGCATCTACTCTGGAAGAAAG GTTTCCAAAGCTTCACAGTGCTGTGATCCGAACTACTGTTTTGATCCAACACTACTGTGTAGCTCTGATGGCTGTATCTGGCAGAATCAGTGGTTCCCACTATCTCCACAAACACACCTCGGTGGAGACCATGGAAATTGTACAATCTCTGCTCACAGCTGCCCAGCAGTGTCCTGCCCATCATGGTCACATGGTACTGCTGAGGATTCCTTCTTTGGCGCTGGCAGCATGGGCCCATCGACGGCTGTCCCGAGTCAGGGGGCAGCTGGGTCTGGAGGAGAGTTTTGAAATCATTCTGGGGAATCCCAACCAAGCTCTGAGTATTGGGCAAACCTTCATCGATCAGATCAAG ACATGGTTAAAGATCCAGGATGCTGACTGGATTCCTCGCACCTACTTGGAGCTGGAGGCCCTTCCCTGCATCCTGATCCTGTCGGGGGCAGAACCACTGGGGGAATCTCTGCCCAG GTCACTGAAGTACTGTGACCTTCGAGTGATAAGCTGCTCCTACCTGCAGCGGACCACACTTGAACAAGAGCTGGGACTGGCTGCTTATCTAGTGAAGGCAGAGTCACGACCCCCACACAACCCCGGACCAGGAAGTGACCTGCTCgaaagtgatgcagaaaaactcaGCAGCACTGacaatgaggaggaggagggacaaGAGAATG gagagtctctgctgtcatccAGCCAACCGTTGCAGTCATGCCCAGAAAGTGGAGCGCTAGATCCCTTCCCTGCTCAAACCACCACCTCACCAAATGTGCAGAAAGGGACCATGGACAGCATGCAATCTCCATCACAATCACAGGCTCAACTTCAGCCGCAGCCGTCCTCTCAGTCTTTTCAATATCCTCAACAAGCACCACACCACCAAACCCAAACTCAAGTTCAAAGTTATTCCCAGAGCCAGCCGATCTCACAGACACAGCTACAGCCCCAGATTCAAATTCAGCCTTTATCTCAGTCAAATTCTCAACTTTACACGCAAACATCCCCTCAGCTGCAAATAGTCCAAAGTCAACCTCAACGACCGCCCCCTCCTCAGTCTCGTCGCCAACACTCCAAATCCACATCCTCTGGCTCCTTGTCCCCACAAGCCTCCTCTCCTCATCTGAGCTGCTCCTGGACTCGAGGAGTCAGTCGTCCTCCCTCTTTGCTCCTTCCTCGTGCCCTCCATGACATCATCACAGCCAGTGATGGCAGCGGGCTGCCACGATGTACTTCATTCCTGCCACACATGTCTGTTGCATGGGCAAGCAGCTTCAG GCCTTTGCTGAGCAAAATGATGACATGTACAGAGCAGTCCCTCTATTATCGTCAGTGGACGGTCCCACGCCCTTACCACATGGACAGCAGCAATCGCACTGAAGGACGAAATGACAACTTTCACCCTCGCAGGTTGCTACTCAGTGGGCCGCCACAG GTGGGTAAGACAGGAGCGTATCTGCACTTCCTGGGTATTCTCTCTCGGATGCTGATTAGGCTGATGGAGGTGGATATCTACGATgaagaagacattaactaca GTGCCCAGGTGGAAGGGGTACAGTACCACCCACCCAATGCTCCCTGGCCCAACCCAGACATTATGAAGACAATGACCTTTGACTACAGCATCCATGACCCTAAATATGATGACATCAGCAGTGTGTATTGCCCAGGATATAAACCCAGTGCTGAGG GAAATCCTGTGCGACAGGAGGATGTATACCTACGCAGGCGAACATCCAGGATTAAGCTGTCTAAATATGCAGCCTACAACACCTATCACCACTGTGAACAGTGTCATCAGTACCTGGGTTTCAACCCCAGATACCAG ATGTATGAGTCAACACTGCATGCCTTCACATTCACCCACCTATTGCTTGGAGAAGAGATCCAGCTCTACTTCATCATTCCAAAATCCAAAGAGCACTACTTCAGCTTCAGCCAACAAGGAGGCCAACTGGAGAGTATGCGGCTGCCTCTCACATCTGATTGG AACCCAGACTGCATCAAGAGTCCAATCTTCACCCCAACCACAGGTCGTCATGAACATGGTCTGTTTAACCTTTATCATGCTATGGATGGAGCCTCACATCTCCATATTCTGGTGGTCAAAGAGTATGAGATGGCTGTCTACAAAAAGTACTGGCCCAACCACATCATGCTGGTGCTGCCTACCGTCTTCAATGGAGCTGGAATAG GTGCTGCTCACTTCCTGATTAAAGAGCTTTCATATCACAACTTGGAGCTGGAACGCAGTCGGCGTTTGGAGGGAGGAGGACCAGCAGGTGACGTCTGGCCCTTCATCATCCTGGCTGATGACTCCTGTGTTATGTGGAATGCAGTGGACCTCGATGCACGCAA TGCTCCGGTGGAGCATGCTGTGTCACTGAAACAGGTCCTACAGCACATGGAGGCCTGTCCAGATCTAGCGCACTACGGTGTTTGTGGCATCAGGAAGTGGAACAGTCGTGTACTTACAG GTAATAAACAGCAAGAACCCTTCTCCAGAGGTCACCTTCATGACTTCCTCCTCCTCAATGTCGACCGGAGTCAAAACGTCCAGTACGACCAGAACCGCTTCACCTGCCATGATGTGGACTTCACCCTGAGGCTACACAGTGCC
- the greb1 gene encoding protein GREB1 isoform X2, producing the protein MGNSYAGQLRTTRFEEVLHNSIEASLRSNTVVPRPVFSQLYLETEQPLAHDGRTENDDEDDEDGSESNSPPVPYLMKPPPEGCCTTDGFCQAGRDLRLSSLASDPLDVPPEFMLVGVKSPSLPDNLLVCAVDRRFLPDERGRNALLGFSGNCMGCGEKGFRYFTEFSNHINLKLSTQPKKQKHLKYHLYRNNQGMLVKGAPISWRGNDGRMRPIGSSVSEGHLTSDEHPPNLAPTHPSHTPGNYTGSHVEPQIADISNTLINGNHAVPPIVQPTLNQSGPGRPSATGPHANAGPPKKRHKGWSPESSSNSLPESTVKTPPSSVALSTSVSSVITNGGRSETVALQTSSLASSTPLSPPGLPVTVPDQLLHTCRLQPVIFKGHGPLPQLTGNVSEVLVSSLLQSCYLSSQTLPRVYQHYGPSPIQPLSTEMQILLTVYYLVQQGPDQVPLIEDLEQIFMRSWRESHLSEIRQYQQPQTPGTQGRHYGIEAPSTLPGLPQHLSLPPQTQQPLTPSQLPWLAQLAASSCGEGVVVLGEEVGSLAQGLQQTFTRLMEGRLENTNYVVIIVTAPGQETQSCVVVTGKHQCRALAESMFSPSEGLKEINHQLSTGVAQDLIHYCNSLGQDGDMDSLLDSASVDSNEPSSLSSSQESAEERSVKSTHSPKDAHSLKDSHTQCSKDLLSPKETASNPKDSCSEYSVEWREVRPIQLAVARKLLSHVCAIADSSTQNLDLGSFDRVSFLILVPPSEVTFQQTVLHLWSSGVLQELGTLDQECASQNEAERYVVKMDQSAQTRIDSLIQEAHSNSYTLYILVHDHAHWDISSASYCSSDSGLGLVDQLLNSRQVRDSTNILILHVTSFPFALQTQCTRISPYNEIHWPSAFSNDVDLYHERTRYFGVSELLESTRSGSSLPLMRYDSSFESMASTLEERFPKLHSAVIRTTVLIQHYCVALMAVSGRISGSHYLHKHTSVETMEIVQSLLTAAQQCPAHHGHMVLLRIPSLALAAWAHRRLSRVRGQLGLEESFEIILGNPNQALSIGQTFIDQIKTWLKIQDADWIPRTYLELEALPCILILSGAEPLGESLPRSLKYCDLRVISCSYLQRTTLEQELGLAAYLVKAESRPPHNPGPGSDLLESDAEKLSSTDNEEEEGQENGESLLSSSQPLQSCPESGALDPFPAQTTTSPNVQKGTMDSMQSPSQSQAQLQPQPSSQSFQYPQQAPHHQTQTQVQSYSQSQPISQTQLQPQIQIQPLSQSNSQLYTQTSPQLQIVQSQPQRPPPPQSRRQHSKSTSSGSLSPQASSPHLSCSWTRGVSRPPSLLLPRALHDIITASDGSGLPRCTSFLPHMSVAWASSFRPLLSKMMTCTEQSLYYRQWTVPRPYHMDSSNRTEGRNDNFHPRRLLLSGPPQVGKTGAYLHFLGILSRMLIRLMEVDIYDEEDINYSAQVEGVQYHPPNAPWPNPDIMKTMTFDYSIHDPKYDDISSVYCPGYKPSAEGNPVRQEDVYLRRRTSRIKLSKYAAYNTYHHCEQCHQYLGFNPRYQMYESTLHAFTFTHLLLGEEIQLYFIIPKSKEHYFSFSQQGGQLESMRLPLTSDWNPDCIKSPIFTPTTGRHEHGLFNLYHAMDGASHLHILVVKEYEMAVYKKYWPNHIMLVLPTVFNGAGIGAAHFLIKELSYHNLELERSRRLEGGGPAGDVWPFIILADDSCVMWNAVDLDARNAPVEHAVSLKQVLQHMEACPDLAHYGVCGIRKWNSRVLTGNKQQEPFSRGHLHDFLLLNVDRSQNVQYDQNRFTCHDVDFTLRLHSAGLLVCRFNSFSVMKKQIAIGGYRTFIIKTKMTDVPTSVGPSQYICAPDSKHLFLATPAQLLLEKYLQHTSQKLFPLSTKNYTHPVLSVDCYLNLGPEVTVCFVSSRPHSVNISTTGLLFSGLLLCFADAFVTPGFLKKFTFLKGATLCVISADRSSLRQTVGRLELEEEWRFRLSDEFQTANAKEDRPLFFLTGKHI; encoded by the exons ATGGGGAACTCTTACGCAGGCCAGCTGCGGACCACGCGCTTCGAGGAAGTCCTCCATAACTCCATTGAGGCTTCGCTCAGGTCAAACACTGTAGTGCCTCGACCTGTTTTCTCACAGCTATACCTCGAGACAGAGCAGCCATTGGCACATGATG GCCGTACAGAAAATGATGATGAAGACGATGAAGATGGCTCAGAGTCTAACAGCCCTCCAGTGCCCTACCTGATGAAGCCTCCACCTGAGGGATGTTGCACCACAGATG GCTTTTGTCAGGCGGGCAGGGACCTGCGTTTGTCCTCGCTTGCCTCAGATCCCTTGGACGTGCCCCCTGAGTTCATGTTAGTTGGAGTAAAGTCTCCTTCCCTTCCCGACAACCTGCTGGTGTGTGCTGTGGACCGCCGCTTCCTGCCAGATGAACGAGGTCGCAATGCGCTGCTGG GCTTCTCAGGGAACTGTATGGGCTGTGGAGAGAAAGGTTTTCGCTATTTCACAGAGTTCTCCAACCACATTAACCTGAAGCTCAGCACTCAGCCAAAGAAGCAGAAGCACTTAAAGTACCATCTGTACCGAAACAACCAGGGCATGCTGGTAAAAGGGGCTCCCATCAGCTGGAGGGGAAATG ATGGCAGGATGAGGCCGATTGGTTCCAGTGTCTCTGAAGGCCACTTGACATCAGATGAGCACCCGCCAAACTTAGCACCAACTCACCCATCACACACACCTGGCAACTACACag GATCACATGTGGAACCACAAATAGCTGACATCTCCAACACGCTGATAAATGGCAACCATGCTGTTCCCCCCATTGTCCAGCCAACTTTAAATCAGTCTGGGCCTGGGAGACCCTCAGCTACAG GGCCCCATGCAAATGCTGGGCCCCCCAAAAAGAGGCACAAGGGCTGGTCGCCTGAGTCATCTTCCAACAGTCTGCCAGAGAGCACTGTGAAGACTCCACCATCCTCAGTAGCCTTATCAACATCAGTGTCCTCTGTCATCACAAATGGAGGCAGATCAG AGACTGTAGCCCTGCAGACTTCATCGCTGGCATCCTCAACCCCACTTTCTCCTCCAGGGCTGCCTGTAACAGTGCCTGATCAGCTGCTACACACTTGCAGACTGCAGCCTGTCATATTCAAAG GTCACGGGCCTCTTCCTCAGCTGACTGGCAATGTGAGTGAAGTGCTTGTCAGTTCTCTGCTCCAGAGCTGTTACCTGAGCTCACAAACACTCCCCAGAGTCTACCAGCACTATGGGCCGTCACCCATTCAGCCATTGTccactgagatgcagattctGCTCACTGTCTACTACCTGGTTCAGCAAG gCCCTGACCAGGTGCCCCTGATTGAAGACTTAGAACAGATATTCATGAGGTCATGGCGGGAGTCCCACCTCAGCGAGATTAGACAATACCAGCAGCCTCAAACACCAGGAACCCAAGGGAGGCACTATGGCATTGAG GCCCCCTCTACCTTGCCTGGGCTCCCCCAGCATCTCTCTTTACCTCCTCAGACCCAACAACCCTTGACCCCAAGCCAACTTCCCTGGCTTGCCCAGCTGGCTGCATCGTCCTGCGGAGAGGGTGTAGTGGTGTTAGGGGAAGAAGTCGGCTCTTTGGCTCAAGGCCTCCAGCAAACGTTCACCAGGTTAATGGAAGGACGTCTTGAAAACACCAACTACGTGGTCATCATTGTCACTGCACCAGGACAGGAAACACAGTCCTGTGTGGTAGTTACAG GTAAACATCAATGCCGTGCCTTGGCAGAGTCTATGTTTTCTCCCAGTGAGGGTCTAAAGGAAATCAACCACCAGCTTTCTACTGGTGTTGCCCAGGATCTCATCCACTATTGCAATTCCCTTGGACAAG ACGGTGATATGGATTCCCTTCTGGACAGTGCTAGTGTGGACAGTAACGAACCATCTTCCTTATCCAGCAGCCAGGAATCAGCTGAAGAGAGAAGTGTTAAAAGCACACATAGCCCCAAAGACGCACACAGTCTAAAGGATTCACATACACAGTGTTCAAAAGACTTACTCAGTCCTAAAGAGACAGCTTCAAATCCAAAAGACTCCTGTTCAG AATACTCCGTGGAATGGCGTGAGGTTCGGCCCATCCAGCTGGCAGTCGCTAGAAAGCTGCTCTCCCATGTTTGTGCTATAGCAGATTCCAGCACACAGAATCTGGACCTTGGCTCCTTTGACAGAGTCAGTTTCCTTATCCTTGTCCCACCCTCCGAGGTCACATTTCAACAGACCGTTCTCCATCTCTGGAGCTCTG GTGTCCTTCAGGAGCTTGGGACGTTAGACCAGGAGTGTGCATCTCAAAACGAGGCAGAACGTTATGTGGTCAAGATGGACCAAAGTGCTCAGACACGAATTGACAGCCTCATCCAGGAAGCACACAGCAACTCGTACACACTCTACATCCTGGTCCATGACCATGCCCACTGGGATATTAGCAG TGCGTCCTACTGCAGCTCAGACAGCGGTTTGGGTCTCGTGGACCAACTGTTAAACTCCCGACAGGTCAGAGATTCTACAAACATCCTGATTCTCCATGTCACCTCGTTCCCCTTTGCTCTTCAGACACAGTGCACCCGCATCAGCCCATACAACGAGATTCACTGGCCATCTGCATTCAGTAAT GATGTGGATCTGTACCATGAAAGGACACGGTACTTTGGTGTGTCTGAGCTCTTAGAGTCAACTCGTTCAGGGAGCAGTCTTCCACTGATGCGTTATGATTCCTCCTTTGAAAGCATGGCATCTACTCTGGAAGAAAG GTTTCCAAAGCTTCACAGTGCTGTGATCCGAACTACTGTTTTGATCCAACACTACTGTGTAGCTCTGATGGCTGTATCTGGCAGAATCAGTGGTTCCCACTATCTCCACAAACACACCTCGGTGGAGACCATGGAAATTGTACAATCTCTGCTCACAGCTGCCCAGCAGTGTCCTGCCCATCATGGTCACATGGTACTGCTGAGGATTCCTTCTTTGGCGCTGGCAGCATGGGCCCATCGACGGCTGTCCCGAGTCAGGGGGCAGCTGGGTCTGGAGGAGAGTTTTGAAATCATTCTGGGGAATCCCAACCAAGCTCTGAGTATTGGGCAAACCTTCATCGATCAGATCAAG ACATGGTTAAAGATCCAGGATGCTGACTGGATTCCTCGCACCTACTTGGAGCTGGAGGCCCTTCCCTGCATCCTGATCCTGTCGGGGGCAGAACCACTGGGGGAATCTCTGCCCAG GTCACTGAAGTACTGTGACCTTCGAGTGATAAGCTGCTCCTACCTGCAGCGGACCACACTTGAACAAGAGCTGGGACTGGCTGCTTATCTAGTGAAGGCAGAGTCACGACCCCCACACAACCCCGGACCAGGAAGTGACCTGCTCgaaagtgatgcagaaaaactcaGCAGCACTGacaatgaggaggaggagggacaaGAGAATG gagagtctctgctgtcatccAGCCAACCGTTGCAGTCATGCCCAGAAAGTGGAGCGCTAGATCCCTTCCCTGCTCAAACCACCACCTCACCAAATGTGCAGAAAGGGACCATGGACAGCATGCAATCTCCATCACAATCACAGGCTCAACTTCAGCCGCAGCCGTCCTCTCAGTCTTTTCAATATCCTCAACAAGCACCACACCACCAAACCCAAACTCAAGTTCAAAGTTATTCCCAGAGCCAGCCGATCTCACAGACACAGCTACAGCCCCAGATTCAAATTCAGCCTTTATCTCAGTCAAATTCTCAACTTTACACGCAAACATCCCCTCAGCTGCAAATAGTCCAAAGTCAACCTCAACGACCGCCCCCTCCTCAGTCTCGTCGCCAACACTCCAAATCCACATCCTCTGGCTCCTTGTCCCCACAAGCCTCCTCTCCTCATCTGAGCTGCTCCTGGACTCGAGGAGTCAGTCGTCCTCCCTCTTTGCTCCTTCCTCGTGCCCTCCATGACATCATCACAGCCAGTGATGGCAGCGGGCTGCCACGATGTACTTCATTCCTGCCACACATGTCTGTTGCATGGGCAAGCAGCTTCAG GCCTTTGCTGAGCAAAATGATGACATGTACAGAGCAGTCCCTCTATTATCGTCAGTGGACGGTCCCACGCCCTTACCACATGGACAGCAGCAATCGCACTGAAGGACGAAATGACAACTTTCACCCTCGCAGGTTGCTACTCAGTGGGCCGCCACAG GTGGGTAAGACAGGAGCGTATCTGCACTTCCTGGGTATTCTCTCTCGGATGCTGATTAGGCTGATGGAGGTGGATATCTACGATgaagaagacattaactaca GTGCCCAGGTGGAAGGGGTACAGTACCACCCACCCAATGCTCCCTGGCCCAACCCAGACATTATGAAGACAATGACCTTTGACTACAGCATCCATGACCCTAAATATGATGACATCAGCAGTGTGTATTGCCCAGGATATAAACCCAGTGCTGAGG GAAATCCTGTGCGACAGGAGGATGTATACCTACGCAGGCGAACATCCAGGATTAAGCTGTCTAAATATGCAGCCTACAACACCTATCACCACTGTGAACAGTGTCATCAGTACCTGGGTTTCAACCCCAGATACCAG ATGTATGAGTCAACACTGCATGCCTTCACATTCACCCACCTATTGCTTGGAGAAGAGATCCAGCTCTACTTCATCATTCCAAAATCCAAAGAGCACTACTTCAGCTTCAGCCAACAAGGAGGCCAACTGGAGAGTATGCGGCTGCCTCTCACATCTGATTGG AACCCAGACTGCATCAAGAGTCCAATCTTCACCCCAACCACAGGTCGTCATGAACATGGTCTGTTTAACCTTTATCATGCTATGGATGGAGCCTCACATCTCCATATTCTGGTGGTCAAAGAGTATGAGATGGCTGTCTACAAAAAGTACTGGCCCAACCACATCATGCTGGTGCTGCCTACCGTCTTCAATGGAGCTGGAATAG GTGCTGCTCACTTCCTGATTAAAGAGCTTTCATATCACAACTTGGAGCTGGAACGCAGTCGGCGTTTGGAGGGAGGAGGACCAGCAGGTGACGTCTGGCCCTTCATCATCCTGGCTGATGACTCCTGTGTTATGTGGAATGCAGTGGACCTCGATGCACGCAA TGCTCCGGTGGAGCATGCTGTGTCACTGAAACAGGTCCTACAGCACATGGAGGCCTGTCCAGATCTAGCGCACTACGGTGTTTGTGGCATCAGGAAGTGGAACAGTCGTGTACTTACAG GTAATAAACAGCAAGAACCCTTCTCCAGAGGTCACCTTCATGACTTCCTCCTCCTCAATGTCGACCGGAGTCAAAACGTCCAGTACGACCAGAACCGCTTCACCTGCCATGATGTGGACTTCACCCTGAGGCTACACAGTGCC